The following coding sequences are from one Azospirillum humicireducens window:
- a CDS encoding N-carbamoylsarcosine amidohydrolase: MTDGQSASDNYKGVWGNRIGFGERPALLVIDFMQGYTTEGAPLYAPGVVSAVAETVELLDTARRHGVPVVHTNIRYHPGHFADGGMWVRKAPVMKDMVEGNPLAAFCPEVAPQPDEVVISKQYASAFFGTSLAPMLHAMGVDTVVLTGCSTSGCIRASAVDAVQHGFRTIVVRECVGDRHDGPHEANLFDIDSKYGDVVSKREALDRFGR, encoded by the coding sequence ATGACCGACGGGCAGAGCGCATCCGACAATTACAAGGGCGTCTGGGGCAACCGGATCGGCTTCGGCGAGCGGCCGGCCCTGCTGGTGATCGACTTCATGCAGGGCTACACCACCGAAGGCGCGCCGCTCTACGCCCCCGGCGTGGTCAGCGCGGTGGCGGAGACGGTGGAACTGCTGGACACCGCACGCCGCCATGGCGTCCCGGTCGTCCACACCAACATCCGCTATCATCCCGGCCATTTCGCCGATGGCGGCATGTGGGTGCGCAAGGCTCCGGTGATGAAGGACATGGTGGAGGGCAACCCGCTCGCCGCCTTCTGCCCGGAGGTCGCGCCGCAGCCCGACGAGGTTGTGATTTCCAAGCAGTATGCCAGCGCCTTCTTCGGCACCAGCCTCGCGCCGATGCTGCATGCCATGGGGGTGGACACGGTGGTGCTGACCGGCTGTTCGACCAGCGGCTGCATCCGCGCCAGCGCCGTCGATGCTGTCCAGCACGGCTTCCGCACCATCGTGGTCCGCGAGTGCGTCGGCGACCGTCATGACGGTCCGCACGAAGCAAACCTGTTCGATATCGACAGCAAGTATGGCGATGTCGTGAGCAAGCGGGAGGCGCTCGACCGGTTCGGCCGGTGA
- a CDS encoding polysaccharide pyruvyl transferase family protein: protein MANILVMIPSGEVYDHDCVRWYSYQDIQRSIGHYHNIGDAFVFDSSLKLLTYDKLDVLEIREFRQEAVDRINAEYDYVFLRGSNYIHDSMDWPAATIQVLAKLRIPVIAFGVGAQAPATGKLTLTEESKRIWRMIADRSTTLGVRGTYTAEVLWDLGIKNTRIVGCPTAFRNRDPELRIDLPALDSVRKVGITMRREVSKHYSPDVRKYLERHRDFVKDISRRFDTVLMMQGEVEEKKLLWGTGEQKAEAWTHLHDSAWLKQWYFDDEMDTLYRERLWYSDVVADYESLVRSKDLVLGYRLHGNLMALSNATPSVYFSYDSRTAEFAETFAIPCYNVYSDKPFVLEEYWDQSLFEKFNRTYYQRYRDMREFLDENYVPHRMPSHTLRRSTERKAA from the coding sequence GTGGCCAATATCCTCGTCATGATTCCGTCGGGCGAAGTCTACGATCACGACTGCGTGCGCTGGTACAGTTACCAGGACATTCAGCGCAGCATCGGTCATTATCACAACATCGGCGACGCCTTCGTCTTCGACTCCTCGTTGAAGCTGCTGACCTACGACAAGCTGGATGTGCTGGAGATCCGCGAATTCCGGCAGGAGGCCGTCGACCGGATCAATGCCGAGTATGATTACGTCTTCCTGCGCGGCAGCAACTACATCCACGATTCGATGGACTGGCCGGCGGCGACCATCCAGGTGCTGGCCAAGCTGCGAATCCCCGTCATCGCCTTCGGCGTCGGTGCCCAGGCGCCGGCGACCGGCAAGCTGACGCTGACCGAGGAAAGCAAGCGCATCTGGCGGATGATCGCCGACAGGTCGACGACGCTCGGCGTGCGCGGCACCTACACCGCCGAAGTGCTGTGGGACCTCGGCATCAAGAACACCCGCATCGTCGGCTGTCCGACCGCCTTCCGCAACCGCGATCCGGAACTGCGCATCGACCTGCCGGCTCTGGACAGCGTGCGCAAGGTCGGCATCACCATGCGCCGCGAAGTCTCCAAGCATTATTCGCCGGACGTGCGCAAGTATCTGGAACGGCACCGCGACTTCGTGAAGGACATCTCCCGCCGCTTCGACACCGTGCTGATGATGCAGGGCGAGGTGGAGGAGAAGAAGCTGCTGTGGGGCACCGGGGAGCAGAAGGCGGAGGCCTGGACGCACCTGCATGACAGCGCCTGGCTGAAGCAGTGGTATTTCGACGACGAGATGGACACGCTGTACCGCGAGCGCCTGTGGTACTCGGACGTCGTCGCCGATTACGAGAGCCTCGTGCGGTCGAAGGATCTGGTGCTGGGCTACCGTCTGCACGGCAATCTGATGGCCCTGTCGAACGCCACGCCGTCGGTCTATTTCAGCTATGACAGCCGCACGGCTGAGTTCGCGGAGACCTTCGCGATCCCCTGCTACAACGTCTACTCGGACAAGCCCTTTGTCCTTGAGGAATACTGGGACCAGAGCCTGTTCGAGAAGTTCAACCGCACCTACTACCAGCGCTATCGCGACATGCGGGAATTCCTGGACGAGAATTACGTCCCCCACCGCATGCCGAGCCATACCCTGCGCCGCAGCACCGAGCGCAAGGCGGCGTGA
- a CDS encoding glycosyltransferase family 4 protein has protein sequence MSKTKRALIISHGHPSFSLGGGEVASYNLHNGLHDLPGWESHYLARVAPPIAQHRGSALMALRQKEREVLYYANDYDHFRLSNRNLPGLEKDFVRYVRDLQPDVVNFHHFLGLGIETIQAVRQALPRVPIVVTLHEYLSICHHHGQMVKTSRNALCYRASPADCAGCFPHIGEAEFFKRELFLKTFLEQADFYVSPSNFLIDRYVDWGLPREKFRMIENGLTIEGIAPPRPVARGGKRNRFAFFGQLTEFKGAHLLVEAVSRLSDKAWGEDGALMIFGGNLERQPEAYQKRFNDAVEKAGDRVRFYGSYRSAELPGLMKDVDWMVIPSIWWENSPVVIQEAFLHGRPIIASNIGGMAEKVTHGVDGLHFRNGSVEDLVDRMTEALTSPDLWDRLRLRIRRPIDRAECARQHAELFDALLAAGGAAPSIPERAVAQRS, from the coding sequence ATGAGCAAGACCAAGCGCGCGCTGATCATCAGCCATGGCCACCCCTCCTTCTCGCTGGGCGGGGGTGAGGTCGCCTCCTACAACCTGCACAACGGCCTGCACGATCTGCCGGGCTGGGAAAGCCATTATTTGGCCCGCGTGGCGCCGCCCATCGCCCAGCATCGCGGCTCCGCCCTGATGGCGCTTCGCCAGAAGGAACGGGAGGTGCTGTATTACGCCAACGACTACGACCATTTCCGACTGTCCAACCGCAACCTGCCGGGGTTGGAGAAGGACTTCGTCCGCTATGTCCGCGACCTTCAGCCGGATGTGGTGAACTTCCACCATTTCCTGGGGCTGGGGATCGAGACCATCCAGGCGGTGCGGCAGGCGCTGCCGCGCGTGCCCATCGTGGTGACGCTGCATGAATATCTGTCGATCTGCCACCACCATGGCCAGATGGTGAAGACCAGCCGCAATGCGCTGTGCTACCGCGCCAGCCCGGCCGACTGCGCCGGCTGCTTCCCCCACATCGGCGAGGCGGAGTTCTTCAAGCGCGAGCTGTTCCTGAAGACCTTCCTGGAGCAGGCGGACTTCTATGTCAGCCCGTCGAACTTCCTGATCGACCGCTATGTCGACTGGGGGTTGCCGCGCGAGAAGTTCCGCATGATCGAGAACGGCCTGACCATCGAAGGCATCGCCCCGCCGCGCCCGGTCGCCCGCGGCGGCAAGCGCAACCGCTTCGCCTTCTTCGGCCAGCTGACCGAGTTCAAGGGCGCCCATCTGCTGGTGGAGGCGGTGTCGCGCCTCTCCGACAAGGCCTGGGGCGAGGACGGTGCGCTGATGATCTTCGGCGGCAACCTGGAACGCCAGCCGGAGGCCTATCAGAAGCGCTTCAACGACGCGGTTGAGAAGGCTGGCGACCGGGTTCGCTTCTATGGCAGCTACCGCTCCGCCGAGCTGCCGGGCCTGATGAAGGACGTCGATTGGATGGTCATCCCGTCGATCTGGTGGGAGAACTCCCCCGTCGTCATCCAGGAGGCCTTCCTGCATGGCCGTCCGATCATCGCCAGCAACATCGGCGGCATGGCGGAGAAGGTGACCCATGGCGTCGACGGCCTGCATTTCCGCAACGGCAGCGTCGAGGATCTGGTGGACCGCATGACGGAGGCGCTGACCTCGCCCGACCTGTGGGACCGCTTGCGCCTGCGCATCCGCCGCCCCATCGACCGCGCCGAATGCGCCCGCCAGCATGCGGAGCTGTTCGACGCGCTGCTGGCCGCCGGCGGCGCCGCACCCTCCATCCCGGAACGCGCGGTGGCGCAACGTTCCTGA
- a CDS encoding class I SAM-dependent methyltransferase produces the protein MNAILPTPQLAVLRRQTDPRLEWLCAQIARNRFLPVPPPELHFIGDGDFRAIGAEFLRHFVRLGGLRPDHTVLEIGCGVGRMALPLTQYLDGSYDGIDIVLDGIRWCASTITPAYPEFRFHHLDVANGLYNPDGRIEGETATLPFKASAYDFVILTSVITHLRTADTERYAAEIARVLKPGGRCFLSLFLADAAARAGIAKGTARPAFRDAPGVELLADPEHPNAAVAYDEEFLLDRFAAHGLRPARAVMRGHWSGQREAENFQDLLVLEKGTAP, from the coding sequence ATGAACGCGATTCTGCCGACCCCGCAGCTTGCCGTCCTGCGCCGCCAGACCGATCCGCGGCTGGAATGGCTCTGCGCCCAGATCGCGCGCAACCGCTTCCTGCCGGTGCCGCCGCCCGAACTGCATTTCATCGGCGACGGCGATTTCCGCGCAATCGGGGCGGAGTTCCTGCGCCATTTCGTCCGTCTCGGCGGCCTGCGCCCCGACCACACGGTGCTGGAGATCGGCTGCGGCGTCGGCCGCATGGCGCTCCCGCTGACGCAGTATCTGGACGGGTCCTACGACGGCATCGACATCGTGCTGGACGGCATCCGCTGGTGCGCCTCGACCATCACGCCGGCCTATCCGGAATTCCGCTTCCACCATCTCGACGTCGCCAACGGCCTGTACAATCCCGACGGCCGGATCGAGGGGGAGACGGCGACGCTGCCCTTCAAGGCGAGCGCTTATGACTTCGTCATCCTGACCTCGGTCATCACCCACCTGCGCACGGCAGATACCGAGCGTTACGCGGCGGAGATCGCGCGGGTGCTGAAGCCGGGCGGGCGCTGCTTCCTCAGCCTGTTCCTGGCCGATGCCGCCGCGCGCGCCGGCATTGCCAAGGGCACCGCTCGCCCGGCCTTCCGTGACGCGCCGGGCGTGGAGTTGCTGGCAGATCCGGAGCATCCCAACGCCGCCGTCGCCTATGACGAAGAGTTCCTGCTCGACCGCTTCGCCGCCCATGGCCTGCGCCCCGCCCGCGCCGTGATGCGCGGTCATTGGAGCGGCCAGCGCGAGGCCGAGAATTTCCAGGATCTGCTGGTTCTGGAGAAGGGGACCGCGCCATGA
- a CDS encoding methyl-accepting chemotaxis protein has protein sequence GFAVVASEVKALANQTARATDDIQAKVLEIQQFTGSTVTAVQGIGATITSVSDIATAIASAVEQQSAATKDIGANIQQAARHTAEVNSNIAGVAQTVGQTGTAASGVLEAASGLVRETVKLRSEVEDFLSTVRAA, from the coding sequence GGCTTCGCCGTCGTGGCGTCGGAAGTGAAGGCGCTCGCCAACCAGACCGCCCGCGCCACCGACGACATCCAGGCCAAGGTGTTGGAAATCCAGCAGTTCACCGGCAGTACGGTGACAGCGGTGCAGGGCATCGGCGCCACCATCACCTCGGTCAGCGACATCGCCACCGCCATCGCTTCCGCAGTGGAGCAGCAGAGCGCCGCCACCAAGGACATCGGTGCCAACATCCAGCAGGCCGCCCGCCACACGGCGGAGGTCAACAGCAACATCGCCGGCGTCGCCCAGACCGTCGGGCAGACCGGCACCGCCGCGTCAGGCGTGCTGGAGGCCGCCAGCGGTCTGGTGCGCGAGACCGTCAAGCTGCGCAGCGAGGTCGAGGATTTCCTCTCCACCGTCCGCGCCGCCTGA
- a CDS encoding MFS transporter, translating into MTTIQTAHSAAAAMPASEDAGLSRPLVFLLAAGAGLAAASLYYSQPMLGILGPDIQADGRSVGWVPTLTQLGYAAGILLLAPLGDRFDRRRIILAKVAVLVAALLAAGFAPSIAGLLAASLVLGLSATLAQDIVPAAATLAPAEHRGRVVGTVMTGLLLGILLSRVVSGLIAEQFGWRAVFVAAAGSIALLGVALWRGLPRFAPTTSLGYGELLASLTVLWSRHPALRRAAMAQGLLSLGFSAFWSTLAVMLHGAPFHLGAAAAGAFGLAGAAGALVAPVAGRIADSRGPELMTRLGAGLAALSFASMFLSPLVPEGGRLWLLVASAVGFDLGVQASLIAHQTIVYGIDPAARSRLNAVLMVGMFIGMAVGATLGSQALAIWGWNGVVAVATIASIGALILRLSTRPDR; encoded by the coding sequence ATGACGACCATTCAAACCGCGCATAGCGCCGCAGCCGCGATGCCGGCATCGGAGGATGCCGGGCTCAGCCGGCCGCTGGTTTTCCTGCTGGCCGCCGGTGCCGGTCTGGCGGCGGCATCGCTCTATTACAGCCAGCCTATGCTGGGCATCCTCGGTCCCGACATCCAGGCCGACGGGCGGTCGGTCGGCTGGGTGCCGACGCTGACCCAGCTCGGCTATGCCGCCGGCATCCTGTTGCTGGCACCGCTGGGCGACCGCTTCGATCGGCGCCGCATCATCCTGGCGAAGGTCGCGGTGCTGGTTGCCGCGCTGCTGGCAGCGGGATTCGCGCCGTCCATCGCCGGCCTTCTGGCGGCGAGCCTGGTTCTCGGTTTGTCGGCGACGCTGGCGCAAGACATCGTGCCCGCCGCCGCGACGCTGGCCCCGGCGGAGCATCGTGGCCGGGTGGTCGGCACGGTGATGACCGGCCTCCTGCTGGGCATCCTGCTGTCGCGGGTGGTCAGCGGCCTCATCGCCGAGCAGTTCGGCTGGCGTGCCGTGTTCGTGGCGGCGGCTGGCAGCATCGCGCTGCTGGGGGTGGCGCTGTGGCGCGGCCTGCCGCGCTTCGCTCCGACCACCAGCCTCGGCTACGGTGAACTGCTGGCATCGCTGACCGTGCTGTGGAGCCGCCATCCGGCGCTGCGCCGGGCCGCGATGGCGCAGGGGCTGCTGTCGCTGGGCTTCAGCGCCTTCTGGTCGACGCTGGCGGTCATGCTGCATGGCGCGCCGTTCCATCTGGGCGCCGCGGCGGCAGGCGCCTTCGGTCTGGCCGGTGCGGCTGGTGCGCTGGTGGCGCCGGTCGCCGGACGGATCGCCGACAGCCGCGGACCGGAACTGATGACCCGGCTGGGTGCCGGTCTGGCCGCGCTGTCCTTCGCCTCCATGTTTCTGTCGCCGCTGGTGCCGGAGGGCGGCCGCCTGTGGCTGCTGGTGGCGAGCGCAGTCGGTTTCGACCTCGGCGTCCAGGCGTCGCTGATCGCCCACCAGACCATCGTCTACGGCATCGACCCGGCCGCCCGCAGCCGGCTGAATGCGGTGCTGATGGTCGGGATGTTCATCGGCATGGCGGTGGGCGCCACGCTGGGCAGCCAGGCTCTGGCGATCTGGGGTTGGAACGGCGTCGTCGCCGTTGCAACCATCGCCTCCATCGGCGCATTGATCCTGCGGCTTTCGACCCGGCCGGATCGGTAA
- a CDS encoding LysR family transcriptional regulator, whose protein sequence is MNTDLPAAGSDRIALLETFVRIVEAGNLSAAAAQLGSTQPTVSRRLQQLERMLGVRLLQRSTHRMALTDDGSRCYERAKDLLAGWQMLESDVRGADDQPSGHLRVVAPHAFGQQQLIGPVADYLQRYPRMTVEWLLHDRMPDFIGEGIDCAIRVGEVGDPSVIALRLAEVPRIAVASPALLDGRPVPAHAADLAELPWLALRTFYRDEVTLTHADTGEAVTFPIRPRLSTDGLQAIRNAALRGLGAAIGSQWALVEDLAAGRLVHLAPDWRAAPLPVHLVYPPARHQPARLRRFIEAMRVAVPIAFRTIQAP, encoded by the coding sequence ATGAACACCGATCTTCCCGCGGCCGGCAGCGACCGCATCGCCCTGTTGGAAACCTTCGTCCGCATCGTGGAGGCCGGCAACCTGTCGGCCGCGGCGGCGCAGCTCGGCAGCACCCAGCCGACGGTCAGCCGCCGCCTGCAACAGCTGGAACGGATGCTGGGCGTCCGCCTGCTGCAGCGCTCCACCCACCGGATGGCGCTGACCGACGACGGATCGCGCTGCTACGAGCGGGCCAAGGATCTGCTCGCCGGCTGGCAGATGCTGGAAAGCGACGTGCGCGGCGCGGACGACCAGCCGTCGGGGCATCTGCGGGTGGTGGCGCCGCATGCGTTCGGGCAGCAGCAGCTGATCGGGCCGGTCGCCGACTATCTGCAACGCTACCCGCGGATGACGGTGGAATGGCTGCTGCACGACCGCATGCCCGATTTCATTGGCGAGGGCATCGACTGCGCCATCCGCGTCGGCGAGGTCGGCGACCCGTCGGTGATCGCCCTGCGGCTGGCGGAGGTGCCGCGGATCGCCGTCGCCTCCCCCGCCCTGCTCGACGGGCGGCCGGTTCCGGCGCATGCGGCGGACCTGGCGGAGCTGCCCTGGCTGGCTCTGCGCACCTTCTATCGCGACGAGGTGACGCTGACCCATGCCGACACCGGCGAGGCGGTGACCTTCCCCATTCGCCCGCGCCTGTCCACCGACGGGCTGCAGGCGATCCGCAACGCGGCACTTCGCGGGTTGGGCGCGGCCATCGGATCGCAATGGGCGCTGGTGGAGGATCTGGCGGCCGGACGGCTGGTGCATCTGGCGCCGGACTGGCGGGCGGCGCCGCTGCCGGTGCATCTGGTCTATCCGCCCGCCCGCCACCAGCCAGCGCGCCTGCGCCGCTTCATCGAGGCGATGCGCGTCGCGGTGCCCATCGCCTTCCGGACGATCCAGGCACCGTGA
- a CDS encoding Asp/Glu racemase, producing MSSLYRIGQIVPSSNVTMETEIPAMLTARQAIRPERFTFHSARMRMKTVRKDELAAMDAESDRCAVELSDARVDVLGYACLVAIMSMGLGYHRESEARLARKTLENDAPAPVVTSAGALVDGLKVMGAKRIAIVAPYMRPLTELVVDYIRAEGFEVQDWRALEIPDNLDVARHDPNNLPDIVRGMNLDGVDVVVLSACVQMPSLPVVPRVEAETGKPVLTAAIATTYAMLKALKLEPIVPGAGALLSGAY from the coding sequence ATGTCTTCGCTGTACCGCATCGGCCAGATCGTCCCCAGCTCCAACGTCACCATGGAAACGGAAATCCCGGCCATGCTGACCGCGCGTCAGGCGATCCGCCCGGAACGCTTCACCTTCCATTCCGCCCGCATGCGGATGAAGACGGTCAGGAAGGACGAGTTGGCGGCGATGGACGCCGAATCCGACCGCTGCGCCGTCGAGCTGTCGGACGCCCGCGTCGATGTGCTGGGCTATGCCTGCCTCGTCGCCATCATGTCGATGGGGCTCGGCTATCACCGCGAGTCCGAGGCGCGCCTTGCCCGCAAGACGCTGGAGAACGACGCGCCGGCCCCGGTGGTCACCAGCGCCGGCGCCCTGGTCGACGGGCTGAAGGTGATGGGCGCCAAGCGCATCGCCATCGTCGCCCCCTACATGCGCCCGCTGACCGAACTGGTGGTGGATTACATCCGCGCCGAGGGCTTCGAGGTGCAGGACTGGCGCGCGCTGGAGATCCCCGACAATCTCGACGTCGCCCGCCACGACCCCAACAACCTGCCGGACATCGTGCGCGGCATGAACCTGGACGGCGTGGACGTGGTGGTCCTGTCCGCCTGCGTGCAGATGCCGTCGCTGCCGGTGGTGCCGCGGGTGGAGGCGGAGACCGGCAAGCCGGTGCTGACCGCCGCCATCGCCACGACCTACGCCATGCTGAAGGCGCTGAAGCTGGAGCCCATCGTGCCCGGCGCCGGCGCCCTGCTGTCCGGCGCTTACTGA
- a CDS encoding MFS transporter → MALGAAQAVDADQLYKKITWRLIPFLCFCYLAAYLDRINIGFAKLQMMGDLQFSEAAYGLGAGLFFVGYILFEVPSNLVLTKVGARLWIARIMITWGLLSAATMLVTTPTQFYIVRFLLGAAEAGFLPGVLYYLTLWFPTYRRGRIMALFVIGLPLSSVIGGPLSGWIMSHFDQVQGLRGWQWLFLLEALPSVILGFLTFVALPNSYRDAKWLSEDEKARLAVDLRGDDAEAKNVGHSFKEGLLNLKVWMLGGIDFAILLTAYAIGFWLPTFIRKTGVMDPFHIGLLTMIPNIVAVIGILLIGASSDRMRERRWHIIVPFLAASAAMATSTFFADNLVATVALFTVASVGVLGPLPAYFSLPATFLKGTAAATGFAMAISLASIAGLVSNSLIGIVIDLTGSSSAALWFFSGCLVIGALLVYALPPKVVNR, encoded by the coding sequence ATGGCACTTGGCGCGGCGCAGGCCGTCGATGCGGACCAGCTCTACAAGAAGATCACCTGGCGCCTCATTCCCTTCCTCTGCTTCTGCTATCTGGCTGCCTATCTCGACCGCATCAACATCGGCTTCGCCAAGCTGCAGATGATGGGGGACCTGCAGTTCAGCGAGGCCGCCTACGGTCTGGGCGCCGGCCTGTTCTTCGTCGGCTATATCCTGTTCGAGGTGCCGAGCAATCTCGTGCTGACCAAGGTCGGCGCGCGGCTGTGGATCGCCCGCATCATGATCACCTGGGGCCTGTTGTCCGCCGCCACCATGCTGGTCACCACGCCGACGCAATTCTACATCGTCCGTTTCCTTCTGGGCGCCGCCGAGGCCGGCTTCCTGCCCGGCGTGCTCTATTACCTGACGCTGTGGTTCCCCACCTACCGCCGCGGCCGCATCATGGCGCTGTTCGTCATCGGCCTGCCGCTGTCCAGCGTGATCGGCGGCCCGCTGTCGGGCTGGATCATGAGCCATTTCGACCAAGTCCAAGGCCTGCGCGGCTGGCAGTGGCTGTTCCTGCTGGAAGCGCTGCCCAGCGTGATTTTGGGCTTTCTGACCTTCGTGGCGCTGCCGAATTCCTACAGGGATGCCAAGTGGCTGTCGGAGGATGAGAAGGCCCGCCTTGCCGTCGACCTGCGCGGAGACGATGCCGAGGCCAAGAATGTCGGCCACAGCTTCAAGGAAGGGCTGCTGAACCTGAAGGTGTGGATGCTGGGCGGCATCGACTTCGCCATCCTGCTGACCGCCTATGCCATCGGCTTCTGGCTGCCGACCTTCATCCGCAAGACCGGGGTGATGGATCCGTTCCACATCGGCCTGCTGACGATGATTCCCAACATCGTCGCCGTGATCGGCATCCTGCTGATCGGCGCCAGTTCCGACCGGATGCGCGAGCGCCGCTGGCACATCATCGTCCCCTTCCTGGCCGCCTCCGCCGCCATGGCGACCAGCACCTTCTTCGCCGACAACCTCGTCGCCACCGTGGCGCTGTTCACCGTCGCGTCGGTCGGCGTGCTGGGTCCTCTTCCCGCCTATTTCAGCCTGCCGGCCACCTTCCTGAAGGGCACGGCGGCCGCCACCGGCTTCGCCATGGCGATCTCGCTCGCCAGCATCGCCGGTCTGGTCAGCAACTCGCTGATCGGCATCGTCATCGACCTGACCGGCAGCAGCAGCGCCGCCTTGTGGTTCTTCTCCGGCTGTCTCGTGATCGGCGCCCTGCTGGTCTATGCGCTCCCGCCCAAGGTGGTGAACCGCTGA
- a CDS encoding glycosyltransferase family 4 protein has translation MSRRRLPLLPANQAARPAPRQPARPLVAARPPRVLLIAHNHPSLHPGGTEIFAHELFGGLKAAGAECLFLACTNDIHRAPRPGTGFQTLGRSADEVLLWAGHFDHFHQSQIDLHGLVPDLSNLLRAFRPDIVHVHHTLLLGVEMLFLIRRVCPDAKIVYTLHDYYPICANDGQMVTPPRGEDGTRTLCTRASPDACRRCFPDRPADQFLLREKHIKAMFGLVDRFLAPSRFLRDRYVAWGLDPARIEVMANSRPTVDPAPARDLAPGAARDAFAYFGNLNPFKGVTVALDAIARMARQGLSPSLAVHGGSLYQTPEFRQRVADGFEAARGLATAHGPYRPQEMPALMAAADWVVMPSIWWENAPLVIQEAFQHRRPVIVSGIGGMAEAVRDGVDGLHVCPNDPVDLARVMTRAMTEPGLWERLSANIPAVRPTEEAASLHLALYGELLSPTPAALIQGNRTR, from the coding sequence ATGAGCCGGCGCCGCCTTCCGCTGCTCCCCGCCAATCAGGCCGCCCGTCCCGCTCCGCGCCAGCCGGCGCGTCCGCTGGTGGCCGCCCGGCCGCCGCGGGTGCTGCTGATCGCGCACAACCACCCGAGCCTGCATCCCGGCGGCACCGAGATCTTCGCGCACGAGCTGTTCGGCGGCCTGAAGGCTGCCGGCGCCGAGTGCCTGTTCCTGGCCTGCACCAACGACATCCACCGCGCGCCGCGCCCCGGCACCGGCTTCCAGACGCTGGGCCGCAGCGCCGACGAGGTGCTGCTGTGGGCCGGTCATTTCGACCATTTCCACCAGAGCCAGATCGACCTGCACGGGCTGGTCCCCGACCTGTCGAACCTGCTGCGCGCCTTCCGGCCGGACATCGTGCATGTGCATCACACGCTGCTGCTGGGCGTGGAGATGCTGTTCCTGATCCGCCGTGTCTGCCCGGATGCCAAGATCGTCTACACCCTGCACGACTATTACCCGATCTGCGCCAATGACGGACAGATGGTCACCCCGCCGCGCGGCGAGGACGGGACGCGCACGCTCTGCACCAGGGCGTCGCCGGACGCCTGCCGCCGCTGCTTCCCCGACCGGCCGGCCGACCAGTTCCTGCTGCGCGAGAAGCACATCAAGGCGATGTTCGGGTTGGTCGACCGCTTCCTGGCGCCCAGCCGCTTTCTGCGCGACCGCTATGTCGCCTGGGGTCTCGATCCCGCCCGGATCGAGGTGATGGCGAACAGCCGCCCCACCGTGGATCCTGCCCCGGCGCGCGACCTCGCCCCCGGTGCGGCACGCGACGCCTTCGCTTATTTCGGCAACCTGAACCCGTTCAAGGGCGTCACCGTGGCGCTCGATGCCATCGCCCGTATGGCGCGCCAGGGGCTTTCCCCGTCGCTGGCCGTCCATGGCGGTAGCCTGTACCAGACGCCGGAGTTCCGCCAGCGCGTGGCCGACGGCTTCGAGGCGGCGCGCGGTCTCGCCACCGCCCATGGCCCCTACCGGCCGCAGGAGATGCCGGCGTTGATGGCCGCCGCCGACTGGGTGGTGATGCCGTCGATCTGGTGGGAGAACGCGCCCCTGGTGATCCAGGAGGCCTTCCAGCACCGCCGCCCGGTCATCGTCAGCGGCATCGGCGGCATGGCGGAGGCGGTACGCGACGGTGTCGACGGCCTGCATGTCTGCCCCAACGACCCCGTTGACCTCGCCCGCGTCATGACCCGCGCCATGACCGAACCCGGCCTGTGGGAGCGGTTGTCGGCCAACATCCCCGCCGTCCGCCCGACGGAGGAGGCCGCATCGCTCCACCTCGCGCTCTACGGCGAACTGCTCTCACCAACGCCCGCCGCTCTTATCCAGGGGAACCGCACCCGATGA